From the genome of Rhizobium binae, one region includes:
- a CDS encoding VOC family protein, protein MIFATFILALLTTPLQSGLLSMVSGIHHVTAITRKVQANVDFYAGFLGMRLVKQTAGYEDVMQLHLLYGDAAGTPGSLLTFLVWEDGAPGRAGYGQISEISLAINPASIGYWLTRAMSFGLRSEGPADEFGEPVLRLKDPDNIILKLAGAKNVTSPAAWDGASIPVEHAVQRVRGATMLTEKPIESRGFLERHFGYRFQANRGTIDRLVSQSGDIIDVRDARGFWSGAPGTGTVDHVAFRAPDEETLLSVGKALEATDASPTNMHDRKYFRSLYAREPGGTLVELATDKPGMTVDEEHAALGTKLFAPPDAITNLDELKVMLPQFSMPGQPRINYRELPFVHRFYTPPDPDGSVFVLLHGSGGNETTLMPLLNKVAPRATLLGVRGRATEEGFPRWYKRITPFSFDQNDIKTEAEAFAAFIEGAVKSYGLDPKKVVYVGYSNGANLLNSLLYLHPNLVHKAVLLRSMPVLSDYPHADLKGTDLLVISGKTDAYGKYASELEVRLKSSGATVDSDVIPGGHDLGDADVPIIQKWLLQENR, encoded by the coding sequence ATGATCTTTGCAACTTTCATACTCGCGCTCCTGACGACGCCGCTTCAATCAGGACTGCTCTCGATGGTATCAGGCATACATCACGTGACGGCCATCACCCGCAAGGTGCAGGCAAACGTGGACTTCTACGCCGGCTTTCTCGGCATGCGGCTCGTCAAGCAGACGGCCGGTTACGAAGATGTGATGCAGCTTCATCTGCTCTACGGCGACGCGGCGGGAACGCCGGGTTCGCTGCTCACCTTCCTCGTCTGGGAAGACGGCGCCCCCGGCCGGGCGGGCTACGGCCAGATCAGCGAGATTTCACTGGCGATCAATCCGGCGAGCATCGGTTATTGGCTGACGCGCGCCATGAGCTTTGGGCTGCGCTCGGAGGGGCCGGCCGACGAATTCGGCGAGCCTGTGCTCAGGCTGAAGGATCCCGACAATATCATCCTCAAGCTCGCAGGCGCCAAGAACGTCACCTCGCCGGCCGCTTGGGACGGCGCCTCGATCCCCGTCGAACATGCCGTCCAGCGCGTACGCGGCGCGACCATGCTGACAGAAAAGCCCATCGAAAGCCGCGGCTTTCTCGAGCGCCATTTCGGATACCGCTTCCAGGCCAATCGCGGCACGATCGACAGGCTGGTTTCGCAATCGGGCGACATTATCGACGTGCGCGATGCGCGCGGCTTCTGGTCCGGAGCGCCCGGCACCGGCACGGTCGATCACGTCGCCTTCCGCGCACCCGACGAGGAGACGCTGCTGTCGGTCGGCAAGGCCCTGGAGGCGACCGATGCGTCGCCGACCAACATGCATGACCGCAAATATTTCCGCTCGCTCTATGCCCGCGAGCCGGGTGGCACGCTGGTGGAGCTTGCGACCGACAAGCCGGGCATGACCGTCGACGAAGAGCACGCCGCACTCGGAACGAAACTTTTCGCGCCACCCGACGCGATCACCAATCTCGACGAGCTGAAGGTGATGCTGCCGCAATTTTCGATGCCCGGCCAGCCGCGCATCAATTATCGCGAACTGCCCTTCGTCCATCGCTTTTACACGCCGCCGGATCCCGACGGCAGCGTCTTCGTGCTGCTGCACGGCTCGGGCGGCAATGAGACGACGCTGATGCCGCTCCTCAACAAAGTGGCGCCGCGCGCCACGCTGCTCGGCGTGCGCGGCCGCGCGACGGAGGAAGGTTTTCCGCGCTGGTACAAGCGCATCACGCCCTTCTCCTTCGACCAGAACGACATCAAGACCGAGGCGGAGGCCTTTGCAGCCTTCATCGAAGGCGCCGTCAAGTCCTATGGACTCGATCCCAAGAAGGTCGTCTATGTCGGCTATTCGAATGGCGCCAACCTTTTGAACTCGCTGCTCTACCTGCACCCGAATCTCGTTCACAAGGCGGTACTGCTGCGCTCCATGCCTGTCCTCAGCGACTATCCGCATGCCGACCTGAAGGGCACGGACCTGCTCGTTATCAGCGGCAAGACCGATGCCTACGGCAAATATGCGAGCGAGTTGGAAGTGCGGCTCAAAAGTTCGGGCGCCACCGTCGATTCCGACGTCATTCCCGGCGGCCACGATCTCGGCGATGCCGACGTGCCGATTATCCAAAAATGGCTGCTGCAGGAAAATCGCTGA
- a CDS encoding OsmC family protein, translated as MADLKARPRPTGATATLGRTGFPHVTSTTKGEIDIVTAPSQPGFSPLDLLYASLSGCLVLSARIAASHMGVLDRISEITADVTGEKATEGHSRVAKFNIVFSIKGDIDEETRSQIVHAAEDEICTVSNTIRGNPEFSTTLAASD; from the coding sequence ATGGCTGATCTCAAGGCTCGCCCCCGTCCGACCGGCGCCACCGCCACTCTCGGCCGCACCGGCTTTCCGCATGTCACTTCCACCACGAAGGGCGAGATCGATATCGTCACCGCGCCCTCGCAGCCGGGCTTCAGCCCGCTCGATCTGCTCTATGCGTCGCTCTCGGGCTGTCTCGTGCTCAGCGCCCGCATTGCCGCCAGCCATATGGGCGTTCTCGACAGGATCAGCGAGATCACCGCCGACGTCACCGGCGAAAAGGCGACCGAAGGGCACTCACGCGTTGCGAAGTTCAACATCGTCTTCTCGATCAAGGGCGATATCGACGAGGAGACCCGCAGCCAAATCGTCCATGCCGCCGAAGATGAGATCTGCACGGTCAGCAACACCATCCGCGGCAATCCCGAATTCTCGACGACGTTAGCGGCATCGGACTGA
- a CDS encoding helix-turn-helix transcriptional regulator: MSNAAATPFHAGPELSRAINRTDFFRLLKAAAQHYHFDNFALARISEASAPFGERDVVITNVPERRVGLFITTLKDALGTVRAKSAQFLATPVHGRSAEPGAYPSDRLFNEFRNGVFLFIPLFTPEGRRYCLVLSGEREEPDQGEIADMLLDAMRIFDKLYEEILTQEMSGRLTQRESEIVKWTSEGKTSAEIAIILGLSEHTVNSHITAAARKLDAVNRVHMVAIALRNGLVS, from the coding sequence ATGAGCAATGCCGCGGCAACTCCTTTTCATGCCGGACCGGAACTGAGCCGGGCGATCAATCGCACCGATTTTTTCCGTCTGCTGAAAGCGGCGGCGCAGCATTATCACTTCGACAATTTCGCGCTTGCCCGGATTTCCGAAGCGTCGGCTCCTTTCGGTGAACGCGATGTCGTCATCACCAATGTCCCCGAGCGCCGCGTCGGCCTTTTCATTACGACGTTGAAGGATGCGCTCGGGACCGTCCGGGCAAAGAGCGCCCAGTTTCTGGCAACGCCGGTCCATGGCCGGAGCGCTGAGCCGGGTGCTTATCCCTCCGATCGCCTGTTCAACGAGTTCCGCAACGGCGTCTTCCTTTTCATCCCGCTGTTCACGCCGGAGGGGCGGCGATATTGCCTGGTGCTGAGCGGCGAGCGTGAAGAACCGGATCAGGGCGAGATCGCCGACATGCTTCTCGACGCCATGCGGATTTTCGACAAGCTCTATGAGGAAATCTTGACTCAGGAAATGTCCGGACGGCTGACCCAGCGCGAATCGGAAATTGTCAAATGGACGAGCGAAGGCAAAACCTCGGCGGAAATCGCCATCATTCTTGGTCTTTCCGAACACACGGTCAATTCGCACATCACCGCGGCCGCGCGCAAACTCGACGCGGTCAATCGCGTCCACATGGTGGCGATCGCCCTGAGAAACGGTCTGGTTTCGTGA
- a CDS encoding response regulator: MQQRDTQPILIVEDSEDDFEATMRAFKRTNLRNSIRWAASGQEALDMLAVMVPKPGLILLDLNMPGLDGRKTLEAIKSNDGWRKIPVVILTTSDDERDIEGCYALGANTYVQKPVDLDGLFAAIQRLKEYWFEIAILPLED, encoded by the coding sequence ATGCAGCAGCGTGACACGCAACCGATCCTCATCGTCGAAGACAGCGAAGACGATTTCGAAGCGACGATGCGCGCCTTCAAGCGCACCAACCTGCGCAACTCGATCCGCTGGGCAGCCTCCGGCCAGGAAGCGCTCGACATGCTTGCGGTGATGGTGCCGAAACCCGGGCTGATCCTGCTCGACCTCAACATGCCGGGCCTCGACGGCCGCAAGACGCTGGAGGCGATCAAGTCGAACGACGGCTGGCGCAAGATTCCCGTGGTGATCCTGACGACATCCGACGACGAGCGCGACATCGAAGGCTGCTATGCGCTCGGCGCCAATACCTATGTACAGAAGCCGGTCGATCTCGACGGCCTCTTCGCCGCGATCCAGCGGCTGAAGGAATACTGGTTCGAAATCGCGATCCTGCCGCTCGAGGACTGA
- a CDS encoding response regulator has translation MPTIVYVDDSRDDLFYLDYIRRKQQIDVDLFCFSTAETALEALKQRVAEGWAPPELLVADLYMPLDSGIGLMSRLRGDNRFSAMRLAICSGSDADEDRARALEAGADFYLEKPLDLAAIVLNLEV, from the coding sequence ATGCCTACAATCGTGTACGTCGACGACAGCAGGGATGATCTCTTCTATCTCGACTATATCCGAAGGAAGCAGCAGATAGACGTCGATCTGTTCTGTTTTTCGACGGCCGAGACGGCGCTGGAGGCGCTGAAGCAGCGCGTGGCCGAAGGCTGGGCCCCGCCGGAGCTGCTGGTCGCCGATCTCTACATGCCTCTCGACAGCGGCATCGGTCTGATGAGCAGGCTGCGCGGCGACAATCGGTTCAGCGCGATGCGGCTTGCGATCTGCAGCGGATCGGATGCCGATGAGGATCGCGCCCGCGCGCTTGAGGCCGGCGCCGATTTTTACCTCGAGAAGCCGCTTGACCTCGCCGCGATCGTTCTCAATCTTGAAGTGTAG
- a CDS encoding sensor histidine kinase, with protein MQDKGNVDLQDQRRRRYRAFAIAVGCLMLLLGASALAGWLLQIAIVIWLIPGFPSMAFNTALCFVLSGVGLAASTLAGRRFRIAATVLAGLAAAIAAARLVEIATLGRRFHNVDMLISQFVVPPDFIAEIGGGMGPNTALIFLIANLSLLLSLHLERPRSQVVQELTSYVVITLGMIALAGYVTDAEQGYRWGPYAAMALHTAIGLVFFGSGLLARSWWLQPAYRAQIPLWIPAAVCFSGLIVDLYTPLGLANGILYVPLVLTALWFGNRNAPLFFAFACTVLLMLGFLAVQHDQTSFWQEIANRTITAATLWLIAILVFYFLRNNHNLEAERIRFGALVRSTPDAVIVIDERGTIKSFNPAAESMFGYSPQETIGRNIKMLMPEPYHSEHDGYLTHYRQTGEERIIGTTRMVSGRRKNGIVFPIEVSISVVASGETKTFVGIVRDISERARQEERMKTTLAQLEAYTAELERSNHDLDEFAYIASHDLKEPLRGLHNHSRFLLEDYEDKLDDDGVRRLNRLVRLSQRMEKLVNDLLYFSRLGRQQLAVKRTDIGLIIKDVVATMELLLEERHARVVIDGRLPEVVCDAPRLTEVFRNLITNAIKYNDKPAPLVSIGYLERYVGQNGTIARNVFFVRDNGKGIPQEFHEDIFRIFKRLEKSQDSDDGTGAGLTFVRKIIARHNGDIWLESEVGAGTTFYFTLGKKREGQNAAA; from the coding sequence GTGCAGGATAAGGGCAACGTGGACCTGCAGGATCAGCGAAGGCGGCGCTACCGTGCCTTCGCGATCGCTGTCGGCTGCCTGATGTTGCTTCTCGGCGCCAGCGCCCTGGCCGGCTGGTTGTTGCAGATCGCGATCGTCATCTGGCTCATCCCCGGCTTCCCGTCGATGGCTTTCAACACCGCGCTCTGCTTCGTGCTTTCCGGCGTCGGGCTTGCCGCCTCGACGCTGGCCGGCCGCCGCTTTCGCATAGCGGCAACGGTTCTGGCTGGGCTTGCAGCGGCGATCGCGGCGGCCCGGCTCGTGGAAATAGCGACGCTCGGGCGACGTTTCCACAATGTCGATATGCTGATCTCCCAGTTCGTGGTTCCGCCCGACTTCATCGCCGAGATCGGCGGCGGCATGGGGCCCAACACGGCGTTGATCTTCCTGATCGCCAACCTTTCGCTGCTGCTTTCGCTCCACCTGGAGAGGCCGAGAAGCCAGGTGGTGCAGGAGCTGACGAGCTACGTCGTCATCACGCTCGGCATGATCGCGCTCGCCGGCTATGTCACCGATGCCGAACAAGGCTACCGCTGGGGGCCTTATGCGGCGATGGCCCTGCATACGGCGATCGGCTTGGTATTCTTCGGCTCGGGCCTTCTTGCGCGCTCCTGGTGGCTGCAGCCGGCATACCGGGCGCAGATCCCGCTCTGGATCCCGGCAGCGGTCTGCTTCAGCGGCCTTATCGTCGATCTCTATACGCCGCTTGGCCTTGCCAACGGCATTCTCTACGTGCCGCTGGTGCTGACCGCCCTCTGGTTCGGCAACAGGAATGCGCCACTCTTCTTCGCCTTTGCCTGCACCGTGTTGCTGATGCTCGGCTTCTTGGCCGTCCAGCACGACCAGACCTCGTTCTGGCAGGAGATCGCCAACCGCACGATCACCGCCGCCACGCTCTGGCTGATCGCGATCCTCGTCTTCTATTTCCTGCGCAACAACCACAATCTCGAGGCTGAACGCATCCGCTTCGGCGCGCTGGTGCGCAGTACGCCCGACGCCGTCATCGTCATCGACGAGCGCGGAACGATCAAGAGTTTCAATCCGGCGGCCGAAAGCATGTTCGGCTATTCCCCGCAGGAGACGATCGGCCGGAACATCAAGATGCTGATGCCGGAGCCCTATCATTCCGAGCATGACGGCTATCTCACCCATTACCGGCAGACCGGCGAGGAACGCATCATCGGCACGACGCGCATGGTCTCCGGACGACGCAAGAACGGCATCGTCTTTCCGATCGAGGTGTCAATTAGCGTCGTCGCCAGCGGCGAGACAAAGACCTTTGTCGGCATCGTTCGCGACATCAGCGAACGCGCCCGGCAGGAAGAGCGGATGAAAACCACGCTTGCCCAACTCGAGGCTTATACCGCCGAGCTCGAGCGCAGCAACCACGACCTCGACGAATTCGCCTACATCGCATCGCATGATCTGAAGGAGCCGCTGCGCGGCCTGCACAACCACTCCCGCTTTCTCCTCGAAGACTATGAGGACAAGCTCGACGATGACGGCGTGCGCCGGCTGAACCGTCTGGTGCGTCTCAGCCAGCGCATGGAGAAACTCGTCAATGACCTGCTTTACTTCTCCCGGCTTGGGCGACAGCAGCTGGCGGTCAAACGCACCGATATCGGTCTGATCATCAAGGATGTGGTTGCGACGATGGAGCTCCTGCTGGAGGAGCGGCATGCCAGGGTCGTCATCGACGGCCGGCTGCCGGAAGTGGTCTGCGACGCGCCACGGCTGACCGAAGTGTTCCGCAATCTCATCACCAACGCGATCAAATACAACGACAAGCCGGCGCCGCTGGTCTCGATCGGTTATCTCGAACGCTATGTCGGCCAGAACGGCACGATTGCCCGCAACGTGTTTTTCGTTAGGGATAACGGCAAAGGTATACCCCAGGAATTCCATGAGGACATTTTCCGCATTTTCAAACGTCTCGAAAAGTCGCAGGATTCCGACGACGGGACCGGAGCAGGCCTCACCTTCGTCCGCAAGATCATCGCGCGGCACAATGGCGACATCTGGCTGGAATCCGAAGTTGGCGCCGGCACCACATTCTATTTCACCCTGGGAAAAAAGCGCGAGGGGCAGAATGCAGCAGCGTGA
- a CDS encoding response regulator, which produces MTSETVRKDAVRVLFVDDEFIEFRALKKKIADLSEPRVEVEYSSSIGDALDKIRAARFDLILLDNRLLPNADFRETVPELRGIGYTGPIGVVSTDISGGYFQEFPDYGVDFRIGKDEIDVQSLQHIIREYVHYDVPDFWKDDYSI; this is translated from the coding sequence ATGACCAGCGAAACTGTCCGAAAGGATGCGGTAAGGGTTCTCTTTGTCGACGATGAATTCATCGAATTCCGCGCGCTCAAGAAGAAGATCGCCGATCTCTCCGAGCCACGGGTCGAAGTCGAATATTCGTCGTCGATCGGCGACGCGCTGGATAAGATCCGCGCAGCGCGCTTCGATCTCATCCTGCTCGACAACCGCCTGCTGCCCAATGCGGATTTCCGCGAAACGGTGCCCGAGCTGCGCGGCATCGGTTATACAGGCCCGATCGGCGTCGTCTCGACCGATATTTCGGGGGGCTATTTCCAGGAATTTCCCGATTACGGCGTCGACTTCCGGATCGGCAAGGACGAAATCGACGTCCAGTCGCTACAGCACATCATCCGCGAATATGTGCACTACGACGTCCCGGATTTTTGGAAGGACGATTACAGCATTTAG
- a CDS encoding FAD/NAD(P)-binding protein — protein sequence MQPKPLPTSGKPVVAIIGGGVSGAGVAYHLAGAMADALPVIVVFEPRAELGRGLAYDTDDPAHRINVPAAKMSLQPDDQTEFQAWIDARDAVACDPEAKRPDGQVFPRRRLFGDYVASLLKPLLADGSVRHCRAAVSHVERRAGRWSIRDNKGGVTEADIVAIATSHPPPAAPGRLASRLAAHPRFVADTTRSGALDVIRPHDRVLVIGNGLTAADVIASLAGRGHDGPVTAISRRGLRSRGHAPVPQPLYGDFVAEAAHSAVSLLAGIRAAISAAKAQGISWHGVIDQVRAQGFDLWQALPVAERRRLVRHLRSYWDVHRFRVAPQVEAVLDMAIAAGRLEILAGSVADARIEGELIRCTLQPRHRGQPLERIYDAVVVTTGPAHGGILETQPWLAALAADGHLSLDPTGLGLACTARSEAIGPSGKADPSLLISGPLARGTFGELMGLPQVTEHAFFIAAEIAAKLRLAETKAHPA from the coding sequence ATGCAGCCCAAGCCTCTGCCGACGTCCGGAAAACCCGTCGTCGCCATCATCGGCGGTGGCGTCTCCGGCGCGGGCGTCGCCTATCATCTCGCCGGGGCGATGGCCGACGCGCTTCCCGTCATCGTCGTCTTCGAGCCACGCGCCGAGCTCGGTCGTGGTCTTGCCTATGACACGGATGACCCGGCTCACCGCATCAACGTTCCCGCCGCCAAGATGAGCCTGCAGCCTGACGACCAGACCGAATTCCAGGCTTGGATCGACGCCCGCGACGCCGTCGCCTGCGACCCCGAGGCAAAACGCCCTGATGGTCAAGTCTTTCCCCGGCGTCGGCTCTTCGGCGATTATGTCGCCTCCCTGCTGAAACCGCTGCTGGCGGACGGCAGCGTGCGTCACTGTCGCGCGGCCGTCAGCCATGTCGAGCGTCGGGCCGGCCGCTGGTCGATCCGCGATAACAAAGGCGGCGTGACGGAGGCCGATATCGTCGCGATCGCCACCAGCCATCCGCCGCCGGCAGCTCCCGGCCGACTTGCAAGCCGGCTTGCCGCCCATCCCCGTTTCGTCGCCGATACCACCAGATCGGGCGCGCTCGACGTCATCCGTCCCCACGACCGTGTGCTGGTCATCGGCAACGGCCTGACCGCCGCCGACGTCATTGCCTCGCTTGCCGGCCGCGGACATGATGGTCCGGTGACGGCGATCTCGCGCCGTGGCCTGCGCTCGCGTGGGCATGCGCCGGTGCCGCAACCGCTCTATGGCGATTTCGTTGCCGAAGCGGCTCATTCCGCCGTTTCGCTGCTGGCGGGAATCCGCGCCGCCATCAGCGCCGCGAAGGCGCAGGGCATAAGCTGGCATGGGGTGATCGATCAGGTGCGGGCGCAGGGATTTGATCTCTGGCAGGCGCTGCCGGTGGCCGAAAGGCGTCGTCTCGTCCGCCATCTGCGCTCCTATTGGGATGTGCATCGTTTCCGCGTCGCGCCGCAGGTGGAAGCCGTGCTCGATATGGCGATTGCTGCCGGTCGCCTGGAAATCCTTGCCGGCTCCGTCGCCGATGCGCGCATCGAAGGCGAACTCATCCGTTGCACGCTTCAGCCGCGCCATCGGGGCCAGCCGCTTGAGCGGATCTATGACGCCGTCGTCGTCACCACCGGTCCGGCCCATGGCGGCATTCTCGAAACCCAGCCCTGGCTCGCGGCGCTTGCGGCAGACGGCCATCTGTCGCTTGATCCCACCGGCCTCGGTCTTGCCTGCACCGCGCGCTCGGAGGCGATCGGTCCGTCGGGAAAGGCCGATCCGTCGCTGTTGATCTCCGGTCCGCTGGCGCGTGGCACCTTCGGCGAGTTGATGGGGCTGCCGCAGGTGACCGAGCATGCCTTCTTCATTGCGGCCGAAATCGCCGCAAAGCTGCGGCTTGCTGAGACAAAGGCGCATCCCGCCTGA
- a CDS encoding sensor histidine kinase, which translates to MSPNPTRPLETTIAGDNEERIKRFLATASHDLQSPLRHIAMYAELLLDDLEETLDSEQLQSLKMIMEKAQVAQRLTKALMNFAGGAPQLSPEVVDLKALAERIWSELVDETGSRDATLVCQDLPPIRTDPPLFGMVLRQLISNALTYRGSSPPHVVIAAAQEGAIWLIRISDNGTGIDPAHRERIFEPFWKLPRAGAVPGAGLGLTTAQELLKALGGDIRLEHSDESGSRFAIRLPVA; encoded by the coding sequence ATGTCACCCAACCCGACGAGACCGCTTGAGACCACGATTGCCGGCGACAACGAAGAGCGCATCAAGCGTTTTCTCGCCACCGCCTCGCACGATCTGCAATCGCCGCTTCGCCATATCGCCATGTATGCCGAACTGCTGCTCGACGATCTCGAGGAGACGCTCGACAGCGAACAGCTTCAGAGCCTCAAGATGATCATGGAAAAGGCGCAAGTCGCGCAGCGCCTGACCAAGGCATTGATGAACTTTGCCGGTGGAGCGCCTCAGCTGTCGCCCGAGGTGGTCGACCTCAAGGCGCTGGCCGAACGGATATGGAGCGAGCTGGTGGATGAGACGGGGTCCCGCGACGCCACCCTCGTCTGCCAAGACCTGCCCCCCATCCGCACCGACCCGCCACTGTTCGGCATGGTGCTGCGGCAGCTCATTTCCAACGCCCTCACCTATCGCGGCTCATCGCCGCCGCATGTGGTGATCGCGGCGGCGCAAGAGGGGGCGATCTGGTTGATCCGGATTTCCGATAACGGAACGGGCATCGATCCCGCCCATCGCGAGCGGATCTTCGAGCCCTTCTGGAAATTGCCGAGGGCGGGAGCCGTCCCCGGCGCCGGTCTCGGACTGACGACGGCGCAGGAGCTTCTGAAGGCGCTTGGTGGGGATATCCGCCTTGAACATTCGGACGAAAGCGGCAGCCGCTTTGCCATTCGCCTCCCGGTCGCCTGA
- a CDS encoding DMT family transporter, translating into MSQSASTLSEASPSNRLALAALVLGGAAIGGSPIFVRLSEVGPMATAFWRVALALIPIFIVSLLKRDAGPRPQSLADYGMLVLPGVMLALDLAAWHLSLTMTSVANATLLANLAPVFVTLIAVLFFRARTSGIFVLGLLLALAGVVILKGGPAGLGNGDLRGDGTAMVAAFFYACYILAIGRLRSRFDTIRIMLWSTASAAVCVFPLAFLFEGHMLPATLYGWSILFSLAFISHAGGQVAITYALAYLPPAFSSLTLLLQPVVAAILAWALLNEAIGTMQALGAAVVLAGIMVARASRV; encoded by the coding sequence ATGTCGCAGTCCGCTTCCACCCTTTCCGAAGCCTCGCCTTCCAATCGCCTCGCTCTTGCGGCGCTCGTTCTCGGCGGTGCGGCAATCGGCGGATCGCCGATCTTCGTGCGGCTGTCCGAGGTCGGTCCGATGGCCACCGCCTTCTGGCGCGTGGCGCTGGCGCTGATCCCGATCTTCATCGTCTCGCTGCTGAAGAGGGATGCTGGCCCCAGACCGCAAAGCCTTGCCGACTACGGCATGCTGGTTCTGCCGGGCGTGATGCTGGCGCTCGACCTTGCCGCCTGGCACCTTTCTCTCACCATGACCTCGGTCGCCAACGCGACGCTGCTAGCCAATCTCGCGCCTGTTTTCGTCACGCTGATCGCCGTCCTGTTTTTCAGGGCGAGAACCAGTGGAATCTTTGTGCTGGGGCTGCTCCTGGCGCTTGCTGGAGTCGTTATTCTGAAAGGCGGTCCGGCGGGGCTCGGTAATGGCGACTTGCGTGGCGACGGCACCGCGATGGTCGCCGCCTTCTTCTATGCTTGTTATATCCTGGCGATCGGCAGGCTGCGCAGCCGGTTCGATACGATCCGCATCATGTTGTGGAGCACGGCGTCCGCCGCCGTCTGCGTCTTCCCGCTGGCCTTCTTGTTCGAAGGCCATATGCTGCCGGCGACCCTCTATGGCTGGTCGATCCTCTTCAGTCTCGCCTTTATCAGCCATGCCGGCGGGCAGGTGGCCATCACCTATGCGCTGGCCTACCTGCCGCCGGCATTCTCCTCGCTGACACTGCTGTTGCAGCCGGTCGTCGCCGCCATCCTCGCCTGGGCGCTGCTCAACGAGGCGATCGGCACCATGCAGGCGCTGGGGGCCGCCGTGGTGCTCGCCGGCATCATGGTCGCCAGGGCATCACGCGTCTAA
- a CDS encoding response regulator, translated as MAEDCCILIIDDNIDDREVYRRILGRVSSTAYTVVEAETGEEGRVLNGRKRPDCILLDYSLPGRDGLGVLADILEDDPVANVIMLTGQGSETVAVEVMKAGARDYLTKDSLSPETLHRCIQNAIMHGMLEAQLEQKRQSLEIFTRAMAHDLKEPLRTIKSFSRILHGSAALPAEDRELLDYVLSAADHMEDLIVKVSGFTKLEAYGGPALTPVALSDVLNQVEDNLRQQVESRGAVVIRGALPEVMGDATLLTQLLQNLVSNAIRYCDQKAPEVTISGEAQGDTCRLTVRDNGPGIDPEHRELIFQPFKRLVGRGIEGTGLGLAICRRIAQLHGGSIWCEPDKGPGATFIVEIPLSAARPAPPAASAVPPTAKPAEQPGEGSGRLAEVLLVEDSPADIQILKIKLMRREKVTFNLHVATNGREAMRLLEERAGIADVPQIDLMLLDINMPIMDGFEVLNALSADARLKRIPVCILSTSSDETDRQRARNLGARAYMVKPPTLQQLEEALEDVDHLELLQRGDSLALCAEQN; from the coding sequence TTGGCGGAAGACTGCTGCATTCTCATCATCGACGACAATATCGACGATCGCGAAGTCTATCGCCGCATATTGGGCCGCGTCTCCAGCACCGCCTATACCGTCGTCGAGGCGGAGACCGGCGAAGAGGGTCGCGTGCTGAACGGGCGCAAGCGGCCGGACTGCATCCTGCTCGACTATTCGCTGCCGGGGCGCGACGGGCTCGGCGTGCTTGCCGATATATTGGAGGACGATCCTGTCGCCAATGTCATCATGCTGACCGGCCAGGGCAGCGAGACGGTTGCGGTCGAAGTAATGAAGGCCGGCGCACGCGACTACCTCACCAAGGATTCGCTGTCGCCCGAAACGCTGCACCGCTGCATCCAGAACGCCATCATGCACGGCATGCTGGAAGCACAGCTGGAGCAGAAGCGGCAATCGCTCGAGATCTTCACGCGCGCCATGGCCCATGATCTGAAGGAGCCGCTCAGGACGATCAAATCCTTCAGCCGCATCCTGCATGGTTCCGCAGCACTTCCGGCCGAAGACCGGGAACTGCTCGATTATGTGCTCAGCGCCGCCGACCATATGGAAGACCTGATCGTCAAGGTCTCGGGCTTCACCAAGCTCGAAGCCTATGGCGGGCCGGCGCTGACGCCGGTCGCGCTGTCGGATGTGCTCAACCAGGTGGAGGACAATCTGCGCCAGCAGGTCGAGAGCCGCGGGGCGGTCGTCATCCGCGGGGCGCTGCCGGAGGTCATGGGCGATGCGACGCTGCTGACCCAGCTTCTCCAGAACCTGGTGTCGAATGCCATCCGCTATTGCGATCAAAAAGCTCCGGAGGTGACGATCTCGGGCGAAGCGCAGGGAGACACCTGCCGCCTGACGGTCCGTGACAACGGACCGGGCATCGATCCCGAGCACCGCGAGTTGATCTTCCAGCCGTTCAAGCGGCTGGTCGGCCGCGGCATCGAGGGCACCGGGCTCGGCCTTGCCATCTGCCGCCGCATCGCACAGCTGCATGGCGGCTCGATCTGGTGCGAACCGGACAAGGGGCCCGGCGCCACCTTCATCGTCGAAATACCGCTTTCTGCGGCGCGGCCGGCGCCGCCCGCCGCATCGGCTGTTCCGCCCACCGCAAAGCCTGCGGAGCAGCCGGGCGAAGGTTCCGGCAGGCTTGCCGAAGTGCTGCTCGTCGAAGACAGCCCGGCCGACATCCAGATTCTGAAAATCAAGCTGATGCGGCGGGAGAAGGTGACCTTCAACCTGCATGTCGCCACCAACGGACGCGAGGCGATGCGGCTGCTCGAAGAACGCGCCGGCATTGCCGACGTGCCGCAGATCGACCTGATGCTGCTCGACATCAACATGCCGATCATGGACGGCTTTGAAGTGCTGAACGCACTTTCGGCCGACGCCCGACTGAAACGGATTCCCGTCTGCATTCTCAGCACCTCAAGCGACGAGACCGACAGGCAGCGGGCCAGAAATCTCGGCGCGCGCGCCTATATGGTCAAGCCGCCGACCCTGCAGCAACTGGAAGAGGCACTCGAGGACGTCGATCATCTGGAGCTGCTGCAGCGCGGCGATTCGCTTGCGCTTTGTGCGGAACAAAACTAA